A stretch of Microbulbifer bruguierae DNA encodes these proteins:
- a CDS encoding TolC family outer membrane protein, translating to MAARRDACPANIFTILLALCLVTVADHGFAGDSADAELEVISPSRLQADMATSPLYSAQPLHPGISASAASIQVGLSDAVQQAVSWHPIIGQSVGELNQQQENIRAARAGYFPQVSVNLLGGYDTETRGNHEGHAVQLYVSQVIYDFGKISSGVDSAAASARASQARVLLQIDNIARDTAQAALEVQRYQALLNSAETQIEGVSAISRLVNIRSERGASTRSDVLQALSRIESARANRQQTLAQLDRWRSVLQNLMGVAQPVLLKAGIPESVRNGCQLDPMMANAAPTVLVAEAQRAEAVAQLKQARAQSWPTLSLDGSVNNYLDEQYADANALNEHEGAVFLNLSMPIYQGGRIYANRDAANFAMRSAEAAKDNARLEAVRDLRIAQSQSLGLQQSLSILDSRLGAITETRDLYRKQYSSLGTRTLVELLNSEEEVYSARIEKNNTEFDLYRLQVDCLYTVGQIRDAFDLQGRNIQGVEVLP from the coding sequence ATGGCCGCGCGTAGAGATGCCTGTCCAGCCAATATTTTTACGATTCTGTTGGCGCTGTGCCTGGTGACGGTGGCCGATCACGGTTTTGCCGGTGATTCAGCTGATGCCGAATTGGAAGTCATCAGCCCGAGCCGGCTGCAGGCTGATATGGCCACCAGTCCTCTATATTCAGCGCAACCACTGCATCCCGGTATTTCTGCCAGCGCCGCCAGTATCCAGGTTGGATTGTCGGATGCGGTGCAGCAGGCGGTTTCCTGGCACCCGATCATCGGGCAATCTGTCGGCGAACTGAACCAGCAGCAGGAAAATATTCGCGCGGCCAGAGCCGGATATTTTCCTCAGGTCAGTGTGAACCTGTTGGGAGGATACGATACCGAAACCCGGGGTAATCATGAGGGACATGCGGTTCAGCTCTACGTGTCCCAGGTTATCTACGACTTTGGAAAAATATCCAGCGGTGTGGACAGTGCAGCAGCGAGCGCGCGGGCCTCTCAGGCCCGGGTTTTACTGCAGATAGATAATATTGCAAGAGATACAGCCCAGGCTGCGTTGGAGGTCCAGCGCTACCAGGCACTATTGAATTCGGCTGAAACGCAGATCGAAGGTGTATCCGCTATCTCGCGGCTGGTAAATATTCGTAGCGAGCGGGGCGCGAGCACACGATCCGATGTGCTGCAGGCGCTGTCGCGCATCGAGTCGGCGCGCGCCAATCGGCAGCAGACACTGGCGCAATTGGATCGCTGGCGCAGTGTGCTGCAGAATTTGATGGGGGTTGCGCAACCGGTTCTGTTGAAGGCAGGGATTCCCGAGTCAGTACGCAACGGTTGCCAGCTGGATCCCATGATGGCTAATGCGGCTCCGACGGTATTGGTGGCAGAAGCGCAGCGCGCGGAGGCGGTGGCGCAGTTAAAACAAGCGCGTGCACAATCCTGGCCGACACTCTCGCTGGATGGCAGCGTCAATAACTATCTGGATGAACAATATGCCGATGCCAATGCGCTGAATGAACATGAGGGTGCAGTCTTCCTGAATCTTTCCATGCCCATCTATCAGGGTGGCCGGATTTATGCGAACAGAGACGCGGCGAACTTTGCCATGCGCTCGGCGGAAGCGGCCAAGGACAACGCGCGGCTCGAAGCTGTGCGGGACTTGCGCATTGCGCAGAGCCAGAGTCTGGGGCTGCAACAAAGTCTCTCGATTCTGGATTCCCGCCTCGGGGCAATTACCGAAACCCGTGACCTTTACCGTAAACAGTATTCATCACTTGGCACGCGGACGCTGGTTGAGCTACTGAACTCAGAAGAAGAAGTGTATTCCGCGCGTATCGAAAAAAATAATACCGAGTTTGATTTGTACAGGTTGCAGGTGGACTGCCTGTATACGGTAGGCCAAATACGTGACGCTTTTGATCTTCAGGGACGGAATATTCAGGGCGTTGAGGTTTTGCCCTGA
- a CDS encoding ChaN family lipoprotein: MRKVDVLRSCLFSCIYAATTLSGCAGTSGTSGEDLSSAVHLVTAYDYQLLDSSHRAVSLDLLIASLSSADVVFIGEYHGNQASHLLEARVLAGLHRNNHQMNNSRRATLLSMEMFARDQQGILDRYVAGTVGERYLVDEAPAWKNYTGSYRPLVEYAKRNGIPVIAANAPGDLVRCIGRQGDDYLHKLDDEEKGYIAQQPFADIAGYDERFYRLMGGAEEVPGEHQRQAYLAQITRDNTMAESIDRALAQFPGGQVIHVNGSFHSEGHLGTAGALQRMNPELTIRVITPLHPDELLASEQARAAGKRGDDFYYLLNPLPQEFVDGDYIAKVRKAMFATSREKAKLCK; encoded by the coding sequence ATGAGAAAAGTAGACGTTTTGCGCTCCTGTTTATTTTCCTGTATTTACGCTGCTACCACTCTCAGTGGCTGTGCTGGTACTTCTGGAACGTCGGGCGAGGATCTTTCTTCGGCGGTCCATCTCGTCACGGCTTACGACTATCAATTGCTGGATTCATCACACCGTGCTGTTTCACTGGATCTGCTTATCGCATCTCTGAGTAGTGCGGATGTGGTGTTTATCGGCGAATATCATGGTAACCAGGCATCACACCTGCTGGAGGCCCGGGTGCTTGCCGGCCTTCACCGCAACAATCACCAAATGAACAACAGCAGGCGAGCGACCCTTCTGAGCATGGAGATGTTTGCCCGGGACCAGCAGGGGATTCTGGATCGTTATGTTGCCGGTACAGTGGGGGAACGTTATCTGGTTGACGAGGCCCCCGCTTGGAAAAACTATACGGGAAGTTACCGGCCGCTGGTTGAATACGCCAAGCGGAATGGCATACCAGTGATTGCCGCCAATGCGCCGGGGGATCTGGTGCGCTGCATCGGTCGCCAGGGTGATGACTACTTGCACAAGTTGGATGACGAAGAAAAAGGCTATATCGCACAGCAACCTTTTGCCGACATTGCCGGCTACGACGAACGCTTTTACCGCCTGATGGGAGGGGCGGAGGAGGTGCCGGGCGAGCATCAGCGTCAGGCCTACCTGGCGCAAATCACCCGGGACAATACCATGGCAGAATCCATAGACCGCGCGCTGGCGCAGTTTCCTGGTGGTCAGGTGATTCATGTGAACGGCAGTTTTCACAGTGAGGGTCACCTCGGAACCGCCGGCGCACTGCAGCGTATGAATCCTGAACTTACTATCCGGGTCATTACGCCGTTGCACCCGGACGAGTTGCTGGCATCGGAGCAGGCGAGAGCCGCAGGTAAGCGCGGCGATGATTTTTATTACCTGCTCAATCCCCTGCCGCAAGAATTTGTGGATGGGGACTATATAGCGAAGGTTCGCAAAGCGATGTTCGCCACGTCGAGAGAAAAGGCAAAGCTTTGTAAATAG
- a CDS encoding PhnE/PtxC family ABC transporter permease, protein MPQPGPITGPAANTMRKAATNPQKSDVYRASSYTGPRDPAAVPRLLITLLAILLLWPGLYFSELNLAVLFDRDSTRAMGALLTDAWPPAHTPDFLAVLGPATLETLAIAVAGIALALPLATVASLLATRALSRTAFERNGAPSLLGRGLRWPMRALLILLRSVPEIVWALLFVRGVGLGPTAGVLAIAITYSGMLGKVYAEIFESVDQRPAQALLGSGASRVSAFLYGILPNASGELISYTVYRWECALRASVVMGFVGAGGLGQQLELSLRMFAGSEVLTILLVFLFLVLLADSLSRVLRVRLT, encoded by the coding sequence ATGCCGCAGCCTGGTCCGATAACAGGTCCCGCTGCTAACACCATGCGCAAGGCTGCGACCAACCCGCAAAAGTCCGACGTCTACAGAGCGTCATCCTATACCGGCCCGCGAGATCCGGCCGCGGTCCCCCGCCTGCTCATCACCCTGCTCGCAATACTACTGCTCTGGCCCGGCCTGTATTTCAGCGAGCTGAACCTGGCGGTACTGTTTGATCGCGACAGTACCCGGGCCATGGGTGCCCTGCTCACCGACGCCTGGCCTCCGGCACACACGCCGGACTTTCTCGCAGTGCTGGGACCAGCAACACTGGAGACTCTGGCCATTGCCGTAGCGGGAATTGCACTCGCGCTGCCGCTTGCCACGGTCGCCTCACTGCTTGCGACTCGCGCGCTGTCCCGCACTGCCTTCGAACGTAATGGCGCGCCATCGCTACTGGGCCGCGGCCTGCGATGGCCGATGCGCGCACTGCTGATCCTGCTGCGCAGCGTGCCGGAGATTGTGTGGGCACTGCTGTTTGTGCGCGGCGTGGGCCTGGGGCCAACCGCCGGAGTACTGGCTATCGCCATCACCTACAGCGGTATGCTCGGCAAGGTGTATGCGGAGATTTTTGAATCCGTTGACCAGCGACCGGCGCAGGCGCTGCTCGGTTCCGGCGCATCCCGGGTCAGCGCGTTCCTGTATGGCATTCTTCCCAATGCCAGCGGCGAGCTGATTTCCTATACCGTATATCGCTGGGAGTGCGCCCTGCGTGCCTCCGTGGTAATGGGATTTGTCGGTGCGGGCGGGCTCGGCCAACAACTCGAACTGTCCCTGCGTATGTTTGCCGGCAGTGAGGTGCTGACCATTCTGCTCGTGTTTCTATTCCTGGTGTTGCTGGCAGATAGTTTAAGCCGGGTGCTGCGGGTACGGCTTACATGA
- a CDS encoding type I secretion system permease/ATPase → MEQPQKERDVDYSPWLAAILVVARHYRLEISEENVRIAANLGKAEPVENVVRSMARQAGLVAKFTDFDPSMLSPWRLPLLVQLQGGQVGVVETTDGEGQLSVAFSGDRGASSRVKAASLMRHIASVVVLRPASNVADARVDDYIKPQEKHWFRSIILRDLKPYGHVMIATTVANMLALAGILFSKQVYDRVIPAESIPTLYVLFSGVIIAILFDFVMRVNRIRITDLLGKRADIRVSDLVFGHAVRLRNSARPKSTGAFISQIRELERVRELVTSTTILAMADMPFFFLFLAFMWYIAGPLALVPLTALLALILPGLLAQSKLARLAGESIRESSLRNAMLVETVQGIEDIKALQAEQRFQQQWNHYNAVTAESNLQLRGLIGRLVTWTHNVQSSVFAIIVLFGAPMVMAGDMTTGSLVAASILGSRMMAPMSQITQVLSRWQQARYALKGLDQIMQLPVDHPQDSRRVHLGSIGGNYQLRDASFKYGSECRLPALTVSALDIRAGEKIAILGRNGAGKSTMLQALSGYLEASSGEITLEGISLQHIDPADTRRDVGLLTQNATLFHGTLRENVTLGAPGATDREIIAALDMSSALEFVQKLPKGLDHVILEGGLGLSGGQRQSLLLARLFIRNPQVALLDEPTASLDDLTEKRFINKLQRWAVGRTLILATHRSSTLQLVDRILVVENGRLVLDEPKSIALKKLAEAKVSEANPSGATPGTATGTIKSSAQDTAVASARSKGKVQSQAAQTRLAGKEMTAGKERIDR, encoded by the coding sequence ATGGAACAGCCCCAAAAAGAGCGGGATGTGGATTATTCGCCCTGGTTAGCGGCAATTCTTGTCGTGGCCAGGCATTATCGGCTGGAGATTTCAGAAGAAAACGTCCGCATCGCCGCCAACCTTGGCAAGGCGGAGCCGGTAGAAAATGTTGTGCGCAGCATGGCGCGACAGGCCGGTCTGGTGGCAAAGTTCACGGACTTCGATCCTTCCATGTTGAGCCCCTGGCGATTGCCTTTGCTGGTACAGTTGCAGGGCGGTCAGGTCGGCGTGGTGGAAACTACCGATGGGGAAGGGCAATTATCCGTCGCCTTCAGTGGTGATCGAGGCGCCTCATCTCGGGTAAAGGCCGCTTCTCTGATGCGCCATATCGCTTCGGTCGTTGTGCTAAGGCCGGCCAGTAATGTGGCGGATGCGCGGGTTGACGACTACATAAAGCCGCAGGAAAAACACTGGTTTCGCTCGATTATTTTGCGAGACCTGAAACCTTACGGGCATGTGATGATTGCCACCACCGTGGCAAATATGCTCGCTCTCGCCGGTATATTATTTTCTAAACAGGTCTATGACCGGGTAATTCCGGCGGAGTCCATACCCACCCTGTACGTTCTGTTTAGCGGCGTCATCATTGCCATACTGTTCGACTTCGTTATGCGTGTGAACCGCATACGGATCACCGATTTGCTGGGAAAACGAGCGGATATCCGTGTGTCGGATCTGGTGTTTGGCCATGCGGTACGCCTGCGCAACAGTGCAAGGCCAAAATCTACCGGAGCCTTTATTTCCCAGATCCGGGAGCTGGAACGGGTCCGTGAACTGGTGACCTCTACCACTATTCTGGCGATGGCAGATATGCCGTTTTTCTTTCTGTTCCTGGCGTTCATGTGGTACATCGCTGGACCACTGGCACTGGTGCCTCTGACGGCACTACTGGCTTTGATCCTGCCTGGACTACTGGCGCAGTCGAAACTGGCGCGTCTCGCGGGGGAATCCATTCGCGAGTCGTCTCTGCGCAATGCCATGTTGGTGGAAACAGTGCAGGGTATTGAAGATATCAAGGCGCTGCAGGCGGAGCAGCGATTCCAGCAACAGTGGAATCACTACAACGCGGTAACCGCCGAATCGAATTTACAGTTGCGCGGGTTGATTGGTCGACTGGTGACCTGGACCCACAATGTGCAGTCATCGGTATTCGCTATCATCGTATTGTTTGGTGCGCCCATGGTGATGGCCGGGGATATGACAACGGGCTCGCTGGTTGCTGCGTCGATTCTTGGATCGCGAATGATGGCGCCCATGTCGCAGATTACCCAGGTGCTCAGCCGCTGGCAGCAAGCCAGGTATGCGCTCAAGGGGCTCGATCAAATCATGCAGCTGCCGGTAGATCACCCACAGGACAGCCGTCGTGTACACCTCGGGTCCATCGGTGGCAATTACCAGCTGCGTGACGCGAGTTTTAAATACGGCAGCGAGTGTAGACTGCCGGCCCTGACGGTTTCCGCACTGGATATCCGGGCGGGAGAAAAAATCGCAATCCTTGGGCGCAATGGCGCAGGAAAATCCACAATGCTGCAGGCCCTCTCCGGTTATCTGGAAGCGAGTTCCGGTGAGATCACCCTGGAGGGTATCAGCCTGCAGCATATTGATCCGGCGGATACCCGTAGGGACGTGGGGTTGTTGACCCAGAATGCCACCCTTTTTCACGGCACGCTGCGAGAGAATGTAACCCTCGGTGCGCCCGGTGCCACAGACCGGGAAATCATTGCCGCCCTCGATATGTCCAGTGCTCTGGAGTTTGTACAGAAACTGCCAAAAGGTTTGGACCATGTAATTCTGGAAGGAGGGCTCGGGCTTTCCGGTGGTCAGCGCCAGTCGCTTTTGCTGGCGAGGCTGTTTATTCGCAATCCCCAGGTGGCGTTGCTCGACGAGCCAACTGCGTCGCTGGATGACCTCACTGAAAAACGATTTATCAACAAACTCCAGCGCTGGGCGGTGGGTCGAACACTGATTCTCGCAACCCATCGCAGCAGCACTCTGCAGTTAGTGGACCGTATTCTGGTGGTTGAGAATGGACGACTGGTACTGGACGAGCCAAAGTCCATTGCCCTGAAAAAACTGGCGGAAGCCAAGGTGTCTGAAGCGAATCCGTCGGGCGCAACTCCGGGAACTGCTACCGGAACTATTAAAAGTAGCGCACAGGATACCGCAGTAGCTTCCGCGCGGAGCAAGGGAAAAGTACAAAGTCAGGCGGCACAGACGCGGTTGGCTGGCAAGGAAATGACGGCTGGGAAGGAACGGATAGACAGGTGA
- a CDS encoding HlyD family type I secretion periplasmic adaptor subunit, protein MAKANRTVAASSPVQAPRATTSEQNSAQGRAATEPKVATAQHESAISSRKYVAGAAANVAMLEADFHNAGSHYREEADDSALSGSSRVIWILFLLLLCLLGWSYFARVDEVSKGSGKVIPTSRAQVIQSLEGGILTRLNVAEGDIVERDQILAQLDPTKIRSNVEESEARYRAALASSARISAEVNGTELHFPEELSQHKELLAKEEKLYQTRQQSLQDSLSSLRESRDLVQKELSITRSLVASGAASNVEVLRLSRQKSELDLKIKEAQSEYMVRAREELAGVSAEVEALSSVIEGRADSLTRLTLKSPVRGIVKDIEVTTIGGVIPPNGRLMEIVPLDDRLLIEAKISPRDIAFIHPGQAAKVKITAYDYSIYGGLDGKVTTISPDTIQDETKPGEYFYHVLILTDSHALINSAGKEFPIVPGMVATVDVKTGSKTVFDYLIKPFNQAGEALRER, encoded by the coding sequence ATGGCGAAAGCGAATCGAACAGTTGCAGCTTCATCTCCGGTGCAAGCACCCCGCGCTACTACAAGTGAACAAAACAGCGCCCAGGGAAGAGCGGCGACGGAACCCAAAGTTGCGACGGCACAGCACGAATCGGCAATCAGTAGCCGCAAGTATGTAGCGGGTGCGGCCGCCAATGTGGCCATGCTGGAAGCGGATTTTCACAATGCCGGCTCCCATTACCGTGAAGAAGCCGATGACAGTGCGCTGTCCGGATCCAGTCGCGTAATCTGGATACTGTTTCTATTGCTGCTTTGCCTGCTGGGCTGGTCTTACTTTGCCCGCGTCGACGAAGTATCCAAAGGGTCTGGAAAAGTCATTCCTACGTCCCGAGCGCAGGTTATCCAATCCCTGGAAGGGGGGATTCTTACCCGGCTGAACGTGGCCGAGGGCGATATTGTTGAGAGGGACCAGATACTGGCACAACTGGACCCTACGAAAATTCGCTCCAATGTAGAAGAGAGCGAAGCCAGGTACCGCGCGGCACTGGCCAGTTCCGCTCGTATCAGCGCCGAAGTAAACGGAACTGAGCTGCATTTTCCGGAAGAACTGTCACAACATAAGGAATTACTGGCGAAGGAAGAAAAGCTATACCAGACCCGCCAGCAGAGCCTGCAGGATTCTCTCAGCAGTTTACGGGAGTCGCGGGATCTGGTTCAGAAGGAGTTGTCGATTACCCGCTCGCTGGTTGCTTCCGGTGCGGCCAGCAATGTGGAAGTGCTGCGGTTAAGCCGGCAAAAATCCGAGCTTGATTTGAAAATCAAGGAAGCGCAGTCCGAATACATGGTGCGGGCCAGAGAGGAACTGGCCGGTGTCAGCGCGGAAGTCGAGGCGCTGAGTTCGGTAATCGAAGGGAGAGCGGACTCCCTGACTCGCTTGACCCTCAAATCACCTGTCCGCGGTATCGTCAAGGATATTGAAGTGACGACAATTGGCGGTGTCATTCCACCGAATGGCCGCTTGATGGAAATCGTGCCGCTGGATGACCGCCTGTTGATTGAGGCAAAAATCTCTCCGCGTGATATTGCATTTATTCATCCGGGGCAAGCAGCCAAGGTAAAAATCACCGCTTACGACTACTCGATATACGGTGGACTCGATGGCAAGGTGACGACCATTTCACCGGATACCATTCAGGATGAAACCAAGCCGGGCGAATACTTTTACCACGTGCTTATCCTCACGGACTCACATGCTCTGATCAATAGTGCGGGAAAGGAGTTTCCGATAGTGCCGGGGATGGTGGCGACGGTGGACGTGAAAACCGGTTCGAAAACAGTCTTCGATTATTTGATCAAGCCTTTCAATCAGGCGGGGGAGGCGCTGCGAGAGCGCTGA
- a CDS encoding BapA/Bap/LapF family prefix-like domain-containing protein: MLTQVVDKSSGTLSSFDSSHVVLNSPGFVKLGLAQEDVLSFSRSGDDLVIRLASGEIVTIENFYLADASEVQSDLFLEAPETGEVLLAQQGIDGSIFSMAQVSSGSGLAGILPAGGCVCPWVWAGLAALGIIAIADAVDDDNHNPDRLQPRPPEPEEPEEPGGGPTPPGGGPTPPGGGPTPPGGGPTPPGGGPTPPDGDADADSDADADADTVADADADADADADADAHADADADADADADAVADAHADADADADADADADADADADADADADADADADADADADADADADADADADADADADADADADADADADADADADADADADTDADADADADADADADADADADADADADADADADADADADADADADADADADADADADADADADADADADADADADCDIKVDIDIDIDFDCKDDYGSGCDSGCGEYGGHGHDKGHDKGHDGKDGYGHYDMDVEVDIDIDKSGSSHGDCGKGCEISVDIDIDIDISCDPYPSDGYPSSECEADRYGVVQGEPGSNYGGGYTGELVADALVSVIELPEIRSVDDDCGCSGSAGYPGSTLADSDSGENLMVQLEDLLDTNPASDLLADLGLGADPAIEQLALSDPLLLQESLPMNMDDPIGDLLAQNGSHDI; encoded by the coding sequence ATGCTAACCCAGGTAGTTGATAAATCCAGTGGCACTCTGAGTTCGTTTGATTCCTCACACGTGGTTTTGAACTCCCCGGGGTTCGTAAAACTGGGGTTGGCACAGGAAGACGTGTTGTCTTTTTCCCGGTCCGGGGATGATTTGGTCATTCGACTGGCGTCTGGGGAAATAGTCACTATTGAGAATTTTTATCTCGCCGATGCTTCAGAGGTTCAGAGCGACCTTTTTCTGGAAGCGCCGGAAACCGGCGAGGTGCTGCTGGCTCAACAGGGCATCGATGGTTCCATCTTTTCCATGGCGCAGGTGAGTAGTGGTAGCGGCCTGGCCGGCATACTTCCAGCGGGTGGATGTGTTTGTCCCTGGGTATGGGCTGGGCTTGCTGCACTCGGCATTATCGCAATTGCCGATGCGGTGGATGATGACAATCACAACCCGGACAGGCTCCAGCCGCGACCTCCTGAACCTGAGGAACCGGAAGAGCCAGGTGGCGGTCCGACGCCACCTGGAGGGGGCCCGACACCTCCGGGAGGTGGTCCGACTCCACCAGGCGGTGGACCAACTCCACCCGGAGGTGGCCCGACTCCACCGGACGGTGATGCAGATGCGGACTCCGATGCAGACGCCGACGCCGATACCGTTGCGGACGCCGACGCCGATGCCGATGCCGATGCCGATGCGGACGCCCATGCCGACGCTGATGCCGATGCCGACGCTGATGCCGACGCCGTCGCCGATGCCCATGCCGACGCTGATGCCGATGCGGACGCCGATGCGGATGCAGACGCGGATGCGGATGCCGACGCGGATGCCGACGCCGACGCCGATGCGGACGCCGATGCGGATGCGGACGCCGACGCCGACGCCGACGCCGACGCCGATGCGGACGCCGATGCGGATGCCGACGCCGATGCGGATGCCGACGCCGATGCGGATGCGGATGCAGACGCGGATGCCGACGCTGATGCCGATGCCGATGCCGATACCGATGCCGATGCCGATGCCGATGCCGATGCCGACGCTGATGCCGACGCCGACGCCGATGCCGACGCCGATGCCGACGCCGATGCCGATGCGGACGCCGATGCGGATGCCGATGCGGACGCCGACGCCGATGCGGATGCCGATGCGGACGCCGATGCCGATGCGGACGCGGACGCCGATGCCGATGCCGATGCCGATGCTGATGCGGACGCCGATGCCGATGCCGACTGCGATATAAAAGTGGATATCGACATCGATATCGACTTCGATTGCAAAGACGATTACGGCTCAGGTTGTGACTCGGGCTGTGGAGAGTACGGGGGACATGGCCACGATAAGGGCCACGATAAGGGCCACGACGGCAAAGACGGCTATGGGCATTACGATATGGATGTCGAGGTAGATATCGATATCGACAAGTCCGGCTCGTCGCATGGCGATTGCGGAAAGGGCTGTGAAATCAGTGTTGATATAGACATCGATATAGATATTTCCTGTGACCCGTATCCCTCCGATGGCTATCCATCATCGGAATGCGAAGCTGATCGCTATGGTGTGGTACAGGGAGAACCAGGCTCAAACTACGGTGGCGGTTACACTGGAGAGCTTGTCGCTGATGCGCTGGTGAGTGTGATCGAGCTTCCGGAAATACGCAGCGTGGATGACGACTGTGGTTGTTCGGGTAGTGCCGGCTATCCCGGTAGTACCCTCGCTGACAGTGATTCCGGTGAGAACCTGATGGTTCAGCTCGAGGACCTGCTGGATACCAATCCCGCCAGTGACCTGCTGGCTGACCTTGGGTTGGGCGCTGACCCTGCGATAGAGCAACTCGCATTGTCGGATCCACTGCTTTTGCAGGAAAGTTTGCCGATGAATATGGATGACCCCATTGGTGACCTGCTGGCACAGAATGGAAGCCACGACATCTAG
- the phnE gene encoding phosphonate ABC transporter, permease protein PhnE: MTQPNSKKSTRQHSGYPSPIGNLLLLVILLLIVVAAFRYLQLDFSALTASENLRQMGGYLAEFLHPDISTPHLLALSRGAAETLAMSVAGTLLAAMSGIVMALPAAGYFGWLAKQLSRGLLNVLRSIPELVWAALMVLAAGLGPNAGTLALALHTAGVLGRLFAEALENTPPTATEAVRLSGGSHSEAFCYGTLPALWPQLAAYTLYRWENNIRMSSVLGFVGAGGLGQMLYIHLSLFQQAQAATVILAILMLVLAVDSFSQWLRRRGNPGY, from the coding sequence ATGACGCAACCAAACAGCAAAAAAAGCACACGGCAGCACTCAGGCTACCCGAGCCCCATCGGCAATCTCCTGTTGCTGGTGATTCTGTTATTGATCGTGGTTGCCGCTTTCAGATACCTCCAGCTGGATTTTTCCGCATTGACGGCGAGCGAGAACCTACGACAAATGGGCGGCTATCTTGCCGAGTTTCTGCACCCGGATATTTCGACACCACACCTGCTGGCATTAAGCCGCGGCGCGGCAGAAACTCTGGCTATGTCCGTGGCCGGCACGCTGCTGGCAGCAATGAGTGGAATTGTGATGGCACTGCCGGCCGCCGGGTATTTTGGCTGGTTGGCAAAACAGCTGAGCCGGGGACTACTGAATGTCCTGAGATCCATTCCCGAACTGGTGTGGGCAGCACTGATGGTGTTGGCGGCGGGACTCGGCCCTAATGCCGGCACTCTGGCACTGGCGCTGCACACCGCCGGTGTGCTGGGACGCCTGTTCGCGGAAGCTCTGGAAAATACTCCACCCACGGCCACCGAGGCAGTGCGCCTGAGCGGCGGATCCCACAGCGAGGCTTTCTGCTACGGCACCCTGCCCGCTCTGTGGCCACAGCTGGCGGCCTACACCCTTTACCGCTGGGAAAACAATATCCGCATGTCCAGCGTGCTCGGCTTCGTGGGTGCCGGCGGTCTGGGGCAGATGCTATACATCCATCTCAGCCTGTTCCAGCAGGCCCAGGCAGCGACAGTGATTCTCGCCATTTTGATGCTGGTACTCGCCGTCGACAGCTTCAGCCAGTGGCTGCGACGGCGAGGTAACCCGGGATATTGA